A genomic region of Papaver somniferum cultivar HN1 chromosome 7, ASM357369v1, whole genome shotgun sequence contains the following coding sequences:
- the LOC113294680 gene encoding uncharacterized protein LOC113294680: MSTKDDLQSMKIEMGTSMQALKADIQNSFQSQLEFYFSNRDLNKNQPKASGSNTGGFNSNFPSGGRDSSHFHRMSKIDFSRFDGDNPKRWIQKYEYYFQMHNIHELHKTRMAAIYLDGKANKWYDNFCLNKTDIPWPSFCDNEFEYYKALLLSVHQDFPESYFIAIFIGGLKEELRSSVLMFDPKTLLHDFSLARMQEKTLVMQQKTTKPAPKVFSSSFSTTRPFPPTTFPPKPATVPSTSSTQYSTPKANPTLPLKRGEEAEEIFDQGGETPNDTDKEPPLDSDMEISLHALTGTISGDTIRIPGLLKKQAISILIDTACPIAQTASLLVTVANGDKTVSSGLCYQLECSMQGQKYCGDLRLLPLGGCDIVLGADWLKNLGDVLFNLSKLCITFKHRGKKIALTGVPQKSSLNMMSGYAVNKFFQKHSHGIVGQLFSIYPSSAQPTTPSQITNLIHQFPDVFTEPKTLPPERTLDHKIPLKPNSEQVNLRPYRCLYIQKSVVENLVKEMLTSGIIQPSHSPFASPILLVKNKDNSWKFCVDYKKLNNLTIKDKYPIPIIDELLDELHGSKFFSKIDLKSGYHQIRVSPSDIHKTAFRTHHGHFEFKVMPFCLTNTPETFQALMNDIFKDPLRKFILVFFDDILVYSPSLEDHLLHLQTTLEILRLHQLTTNFSKCSFGQSSIEYLGHIITGNGVMADPEKISAMVDWPIPTNLKAFRGFLGLTGYYRKFVQNCGLISRPLTDLLKKDAFS, translated from the exons ATGTCGACCAAAGAtgatcttcaatcgatgaagatAGAGATGGGTACTAGTATGCAAGCTCTTAAGGCAGATATTCAAAATAGTTTTCAATCtcagttagaattttatttttctaatcgAGATCTCAACAAAAATCAACCTAAAGCTTCAGGTTCAAATACTGGTGGATTCAATTCTAATTTTCCTTCGGGTGGACGAGATTCTAGTCATTTTCATCGAATGTCTAAGATCGATTTTTCCAGATTTGATGGTGATAACCCAAAGAGATGGATCCAAAAGTATGAATACTACTTCCAGATGCACAACATCCACGAGTTACACAAAACCAGGATGGCGGCCATATATCTAGACGGTAAAGCCAATAAGTGGTATGATAACTTTTGTCTTAATAAAACTGATATTCCTTGGCCATCTTTCTGTGATAAT GAATTTGAGTATTACAAGGCCTTATTACTGAGTGTTCACCAAGATTTTCCAGAATCTTACTTCATTGCTATCTTTATTGGAGGTTTAAAGGAAGAACTAAGAAGTTCAGTTCTAATGTTTGATCCTAAAACACTGCTCCATGATTTTTCCCTTGCTAGAATGCAAGAAAAAACCCTTGTAATGCAACAGAAAACCACTAAGCCTGCACCTAAAGTTTTCTCTAGTTCATTTTCCACCACTAGACCATTTCCACCCACCACTTTTCCCCCTAAACCAGCTACTGTACCATCAACTTCATCCACTCAATATTCTACACCAAAAGCTAATCCAACATTGCCACTCAAAAG GGGGGAGGAAGCTGAGGAGATTTTTGATCAAGGAGGTGAAACTCCAAATGATACTGATAAGGAGCCTCCCTTAGATAGTGATATGGAGATCTCATTACATGCTTTAACTGGTACTATTTCTGGTGATACTATTAGAATTCCTGGCCTCTTAAAGAAACAAGCTATTTCAATTCTTATTGACACTG CTTGTCCAATTGCCCAAACTGCTAGCCTATTGGTCACAGTGGCAAATGGTGACAAAACTGTGAGTTCTGGTCTTTGCTATCAATTAGAATGTTCTATGCAAGGTCAAAAATATTGTGGTGATTTGAGATTACTTCCACTTGGTGGGTGTGACATTGTTTTGGGAGCTGATTGGTTAAAGAATCTGGGTGATGTTCTATTCAACCTATCCAAGCTCTGCATTACCTTCAAACATAGAGGTAAAAAAATTGCTTTAACTGGTGTTCCTCAAAAGTCTTCCCTCAACATGATGTCTGGCTATGCAGTTAATAAATTCTTTCAAAAACATTCTCATGGCATTGTTGGCCAATTATTCTCCATATACCCCTCATCTGCACAACCCACCACTCCTTCACAGATTACCAACTTAATTCATCAATTTCCTGATGTTTTTACTGAGCCAAAAACTCTACCACCTGAAAGAACCTTGGATCATAAAATTCCTCTCAAACCAAATTCTGAACAAGTGAATCTCAGGCCTTATAGATGTCTTTATATCCAAAAATCAGTGGTTGAAAACTTGGTCAAAGAAATGCTCACTTCAGGCATCATCCAACCAAGCCACAGTCCTTTTGCTTCTCCAATATTGCTTGTCAAAAATAAGGACAATTCTTGGAAATTTTGTGTGGATTACAAAAAGTTAAACAACCTAACTATTAAGGATAAATACCCAATACCTATTATTGATGAACTTTTGGATGAATTACATGGCTCCAAATTTTTTTCTAAGATTGATCTGAAGTCTGGCTACCATCAGATCAGAGTTTCTCCTTCAGATATCCACAAGACTGCATTTAGAACTCACCATGGTCATTTTGAGTTCAAGGTTATGCCATTTTGCCTTACTAATACCCCAGAAACGTTTCAAGCTCTCATGAATGATATTTTCAAAGATCCCCTCAGGAAGTTCATTCTtgtcttctttgatgacattttgGTTTATAGTCCTTCATTGGAAGATCATTTATTACACTTACAAACAACATTGGAGATTCTCAGACTACATCAGCTGACAACAAACTTCTCAAAATGCTCCTTTGGCCAATCTAGTATTGAATATTTGGGACACATTATTACAGGCAATGGGGTTATGGCTGATCCTGAGAAGATATCTGCAATGGTGGATTGGCCCATTCCTACTAACTTAAAAGCCTTTAGAGGATTTTTGGGCCTTACAGGGTACTATAGAAAATTTGTGCAGAATTGTGGCCTCATTAGCAGACCACTTACTGACCTCTTGAAGAAGGATGCCTTCAGTTAG